From Staphylococcus delphini, one genomic window encodes:
- the ilvC gene encoding ketol-acid reductoisomerase — protein MTKVYYDSSVEKDVLQGKKIAVIGYGSQGHAHAQNLKDNGYDVVIGIRPGRSFDQAQEDGFNVYTVAEAVKQADVVMVLLPDEIQGDVYKNEIEPNLEAGNALAFAHGFNIQFDVIQPPSDVDVFLVAPKGPGHLVRRTFVEGSAVPALFAVQQDATGEARDLALSYAKGIGSTRAGVLETSFKEETETDLFGEQAVLCGGVTRLIQSGFEVLVEAGYQPEIAYFEVLHEMKLIVDLMYEGGLENMRYSISNTAEFGDYVSGPRVITEETKENMKAVLKDIQDGTFSDRFIKDNQDGFKSFKQMREAQQGHQITTVGQSLREMMPFIKSKSIQK, from the coding sequence ATGACAAAAGTTTATTATGATTCATCAGTAGAGAAAGATGTATTACAAGGTAAAAAGATTGCGGTTATTGGTTATGGTTCACAAGGTCATGCCCACGCACAAAACTTAAAAGACAATGGCTATGATGTCGTTATCGGTATTCGCCCTGGACGTTCATTCGACCAAGCACAAGAAGATGGCTTTAATGTTTACACAGTGGCAGAAGCTGTCAAACAAGCCGATGTTGTGATGGTGTTACTCCCTGATGAAATTCAAGGTGACGTGTACAAAAATGAAATCGAGCCTAACTTAGAAGCAGGCAACGCATTAGCATTTGCGCACGGCTTTAACATTCAATTTGACGTCATCCAACCACCGAGTGATGTTGATGTTTTCCTCGTTGCGCCAAAAGGTCCAGGTCATTTAGTTAGACGTACATTTGTTGAAGGTTCAGCCGTACCCGCATTATTCGCTGTGCAACAAGACGCAACAGGTGAAGCACGTGATTTGGCATTAAGTTACGCCAAAGGAATCGGGTCCACACGTGCAGGCGTATTAGAAACATCATTTAAAGAAGAAACGGAAACGGATTTATTCGGTGAGCAAGCTGTCCTTTGTGGTGGCGTAACACGTCTTATCCAAAGCGGTTTTGAAGTGTTAGTCGAAGCAGGTTATCAACCAGAAATCGCCTACTTTGAAGTGTTACATGAAATGAAATTAATCGTTGACTTAATGTATGAAGGCGGACTTGAAAACATGCGTTATTCTATTTCAAACACTGCAGAATTTGGTGACTACGTATCTGGTCCACGTGTCATTACTGAAGAAACGAAAGAAAATATGAAAGCTGTATTAAAAGATATTCAAGACGGTACATTTAGCGATCGTTTCATTAAAGATAATCAAGATGGCTTTAAATCATTTAAACAAATGCGTGAAGCACAACAAGGACATCAAATTACAACAGTCGGTCAATCTTTACGTGAAATGATGCCATTTATTAAATCGAAAAGCATTCAAAAATAA
- the leuC gene encoding 3-isopropylmalate dehydratase large subunit translates to MGRTLFDKIWDQHTITGQQGEPQLLYIDLHLIHEVTSPQAFEGLRMQKRTLRRPDLTFGTLDHNVPTIDIFNITDDIANKQIQALQQNCKDFNVTLFDMGSDEQGIVHMVGPEMGLTQPGKTIVCGDSHTATHGAFGAIAFGIGTSEVEHVFATQTLWQTKPKNLKINVTGQLPKGVYAKDIILHLINQHGVDFGTGYALEFAGETIRNLSMEGRMTICNMAIEAGAKYGLIQPDDTTFAYLEGRRYAQNIEDKLDDWRELYSDDDAQFDKIIELDVTALEPQVTWGTSPEMGVSFSTPFPEIQNVNDERAYQYMGLKPGQLATDIPLGYVFLGSCTNARISDLVEASHIVKGNHVHENITAIVVPGSRQVKKEAEAMGLDTIFKDAGFEWREPGCSMCLGMNPDQVPAGVHCASTSNRNFEGRQGKGARTHLVSPAMAAAAAIHGRFVDVRKVVEA, encoded by the coding sequence ATGGGGCGTACACTTTTCGATAAAATTTGGGACCAACATACGATTACCGGGCAACAAGGTGAACCGCAATTATTATACATTGATTTGCATTTGATACATGAGGTGACGTCACCGCAAGCATTTGAAGGGCTCAGAATGCAAAAACGGACTTTACGACGACCTGATTTAACGTTTGGCACATTGGATCATAACGTGCCGACCATTGATATTTTTAACATTACAGACGATATCGCAAACAAACAAATTCAAGCGTTACAACAAAACTGTAAAGACTTTAACGTCACATTGTTTGATATGGGCTCTGATGAACAAGGGATCGTCCATATGGTCGGACCTGAAATGGGGTTAACGCAACCGGGTAAAACGATTGTTTGTGGCGACTCACATACAGCTACCCATGGCGCATTTGGTGCGATTGCTTTCGGTATTGGTACAAGTGAAGTGGAGCATGTGTTTGCGACACAAACGTTATGGCAAACGAAACCGAAAAATTTAAAAATTAACGTAACCGGACAACTTCCTAAAGGCGTTTATGCGAAAGACATCATTTTGCATTTAATCAACCAACACGGCGTTGACTTTGGTACAGGTTATGCACTGGAATTTGCAGGAGAAACGATTCGTAACTTGTCGATGGAAGGCCGTATGACCATTTGTAATATGGCGATTGAAGCAGGCGCAAAATACGGACTGATTCAACCGGATGACACGACTTTTGCATACCTTGAAGGACGTCGATACGCACAAAATATTGAGGACAAACTTGATGATTGGCGCGAGCTATACAGTGATGACGACGCGCAATTCGATAAAATCATTGAATTAGATGTCACAGCATTAGAACCACAAGTTACTTGGGGTACGAGTCCTGAAATGGGTGTCAGCTTTAGTACACCATTCCCAGAGATTCAAAATGTCAATGACGAACGTGCGTATCAATATATGGGTTTAAAACCAGGTCAACTTGCAACAGATATTCCGTTAGGCTATGTGTTCCTCGGTTCATGTACGAATGCACGTATTTCCGATTTAGTTGAAGCAAGTCATATCGTCAAAGGCAATCACGTACACGAAAACATTACAGCGATTGTCGTACCTGGCTCACGACAAGTGAAGAAAGAAGCTGAAGCAATGGGACTGGATACGATTTTTAAAGATGCTGGTTTTGAATGGAGAGAACCTGGATGCAGCATGTGTCTTGGTATGAACCCTGACCAAGTACCCGCTGGTGTCCACTGTGCATCAACGAGTAACCGTAACTTCGAAGGGCGTCAAGGTAAAGGGGCAAGAACACATTTGGTATCCCCTGCTATGGCGGCAGCTGCGGCTATTCACGGACGCTTTGTCGATGTGAGAAAGGTGGTTGAAGCGTAA
- the leuB gene encoding 3-isopropylmalate dehydrogenase has protein sequence MTFKIVALPGDGIGPEIMSGTLDCLDALATQFNFDYKVDSYAMGGCAIDQYGTPLPDATLDACQRADAILLGAIGGPQWTNPQCRPEQGLLKLRKALHLYANIRPTRVTADMAHLSPLKPSIVEHTDLVIVRELTSGIYFGEPRYLKDDEARDSLTYTKEEITRIAHVGFQLAQSRRHKLTSVDKENVLASSQLWRRTVNEVAEHYPDVTVEHLLVDACSMHLIKRPADFDVIITENLFGDILSDEASMLPGSLGLSPSASFSAGGPKLYEPIHGSAPDIAGQNKANPFGMLLSLAMCLRESAERDDMATIIETTVDTLIAKGITTADLGGQYGTTDIFNHFKAFIKGA, from the coding sequence ATGACTTTTAAAATTGTAGCTTTACCTGGGGACGGCATTGGACCAGAAATCATGTCAGGTACATTGGATTGTTTAGACGCACTTGCAACTCAATTTAACTTTGATTATAAGGTAGACAGTTATGCGATGGGAGGTTGTGCCATTGATCAATATGGCACGCCCCTACCTGACGCAACATTAGATGCTTGTCAACGTGCAGATGCCATTTTACTTGGCGCGATCGGTGGCCCTCAATGGACGAATCCACAATGTCGTCCTGAACAAGGTTTACTGAAATTGCGAAAAGCATTGCATTTATATGCCAATATTCGACCTACACGTGTGACAGCTGACATGGCGCATTTATCACCGTTAAAACCATCTATTGTCGAACATACCGACCTTGTTATCGTTAGAGAGTTGACGAGTGGCATCTACTTTGGTGAACCACGTTATTTGAAAGACGATGAAGCACGTGATTCATTGACTTATACGAAAGAGGAAATTACACGTATTGCGCATGTCGGTTTTCAATTGGCTCAATCACGTCGCCATAAGCTCACATCGGTTGATAAAGAAAATGTACTGGCCAGTAGTCAGTTATGGCGTCGTACGGTTAATGAAGTCGCTGAACACTATCCTGACGTTACGGTCGAACATTTACTCGTCGATGCATGTAGTATGCATTTAATCAAACGACCTGCTGATTTTGATGTCATTATCACTGAAAATTTATTTGGCGATATTTTAAGTGATGAAGCATCGATGCTACCCGGTTCATTAGGGCTCTCCCCTTCCGCAAGTTTTAGTGCAGGTGGACCGAAATTATACGAACCGATTCATGGCTCAGCACCAGACATCGCCGGTCAAAATAAAGCAAATCCGTTTGGCATGTTGTTGTCACTTGCCATGTGTTTACGAGAATCAGCTGAACGTGATGATATGGCAACAATTATTGAAACAACGGTCGATACATTAATAGCTAAAGGGATCACAACAGCTGATCTTGGGGGGCAATACGGCACTACGGATATTTTCAATCATTTTAAAGCATTTATTAAGGGGGCATAA
- the ilvB gene encoding biosynthetic-type acetolactate synthase large subunit, giving the protein MTQTHQTVPQDHNESQEATLQPNMNALKSGAQLLVDAFLEEGVEYIFGYPGGAVLPLYDTFYNEQIKHILYRHEQGATHAAEGYARVSGKPGVVVVTSGPGATNAITGIADAYSDSLPLIVITGQVATPGIGKDAFQEADILSMTTPITKHNYQVNDVKEIPRIIKEAFHVANSGRKGPVVIDFPKDMGILSTDSPIDNTVNTPGYYVNTKPDIDEIQKLNDYLKTSERPVILAGAGIHFSKSNAQLQQLVEKYQIPVVTTLHGLGAIPYDDPHFLGMGGMHGSYASNMALTECDLLINFGSRFDDRLASNPDEFAPNATIVHVDIDPSEIDKIIKTDLGIVADVKNVIEALLKYDTEKINHDAWLTTVKGYQDEHPFKYVDDPLDKFCKPQRAIEYIGEITQGKAYVATDVGQHQMWVAQFYPFQTYGQLITSGGLGTMGFGIPAAIGAKFAKPNETVVAFVGDGGFQMTNQEMALLNEFNLNIKIVLINNGTLGMVKQWQDKFFNQRFSHSVFNDQPDFMKMSEAYGVKGFLIDDPKCLKAQIDAAFLHNGPALIEIRISPVEPVLPMVPSGKANHEMEGLL; this is encoded by the coding sequence ATGACGCAAACTCATCAAACTGTGCCACAAGATCACAATGAGTCACAAGAAGCAACACTTCAACCTAATATGAACGCTTTAAAGTCTGGTGCACAATTGTTAGTCGATGCATTTTTAGAAGAAGGCGTTGAGTACATATTCGGTTATCCTGGAGGGGCTGTACTCCCCCTTTACGACACATTTTACAACGAACAAATCAAGCACATTCTCTACCGTCACGAACAAGGTGCAACCCATGCGGCTGAAGGTTATGCACGCGTAAGTGGCAAACCAGGTGTCGTTGTCGTAACGAGCGGTCCTGGCGCAACGAATGCGATTACAGGCATTGCAGATGCGTACAGTGATTCACTGCCACTCATCGTCATTACTGGTCAAGTGGCGACACCAGGCATTGGTAAAGATGCTTTCCAAGAAGCGGACATTTTATCAATGACAACGCCGATTACGAAACATAATTATCAAGTTAACGATGTGAAAGAAATTCCGCGCATTATTAAAGAAGCCTTTCATGTCGCAAACTCTGGTCGTAAAGGCCCGGTAGTGATCGATTTCCCGAAAGATATGGGCATTTTATCAACCGATTCACCCATCGATAATACAGTCAATACACCTGGCTATTACGTCAATACAAAGCCGGACATTGATGAAATCCAAAAGCTAAATGATTATTTAAAAACGTCAGAGCGCCCTGTCATTTTAGCTGGTGCAGGGATTCATTTCTCTAAATCGAATGCGCAATTACAGCAGTTAGTCGAAAAATATCAAATTCCTGTCGTGACAACGCTTCACGGTTTAGGTGCGATTCCTTATGATGACCCTCACTTCTTAGGTATGGGCGGTATGCACGGTTCATATGCAAGTAATATGGCATTAACGGAATGTGACTTACTCATTAACTTTGGCTCGCGATTTGATGACCGTTTAGCAAGTAATCCAGATGAATTTGCACCAAATGCAACCATCGTACATGTCGATATTGACCCGTCAGAAATCGACAAAATCATTAAAACTGACCTCGGTATTGTAGCAGATGTTAAAAATGTAATTGAAGCGTTATTAAAATATGATACGGAAAAAATTAATCACGACGCATGGCTGACAACGGTAAAAGGTTATCAAGACGAACATCCTTTCAAATATGTTGATGATCCGCTTGACAAGTTTTGTAAACCTCAACGTGCGATTGAATACATCGGTGAAATTACACAAGGTAAAGCTTATGTGGCCACAGATGTCGGTCAACACCAAATGTGGGTTGCTCAGTTCTACCCTTTCCAAACGTACGGTCAACTGATTACAAGTGGTGGACTCGGAACCATGGGCTTCGGTATCCCAGCCGCTATCGGTGCAAAATTTGCAAAACCGAATGAAACTGTCGTCGCATTCGTCGGTGATGGCGGATTTCAAATGACAAACCAAGAAATGGCATTGCTGAATGAATTTAACTTAAATATTAAAATCGTGTTGATTAACAACGGTACGCTCGGAATGGTGAAACAATGGCAAGACAAATTCTTTAATCAACGTTTTTCACATTCAGTATTTAACGATCAACCTGACTTCATGAAAATGAGTGAAGCCTATGGTGTTAAAGGCTTTTTAATCGATGACCCGAAATGTTTAAAAGCACAAATCGATGCGGCATTTTTACACAATGGTCCAGCATTAATTGAAATTCGCATTTCACCTGTAGAACCTGTATTGCCTATGGTACCAAGTGGCAAAGCGAACCATGAGATGGAGGGACTGTTATGA
- a CDS encoding 2-isopropylmalate synthase codes for MSSHIQIFDTTLRDGEQTPGVSFSFEERLKLAEQLEKWGVDVIEAGFPASSQGSFESVQAIARTLKHTTVTGLARCLKSDIDAVYEATKDAVSPSIHVFIATSPIHLESKLHMTEAEVLEAITTHVSYAKERFDIVQFSPEDATRTPLPFLIQSVQTAVDAGATVINIPDTVGYTYPTEYGNIFKALTEQIKSEVPITYSAHCHDDLGLAVANSMAAIENGATRIEGTVNGIGERAGNTALEEVALGLYVRQDHYQIQTQIQLELTKQTSDMVARYAGLRVPRNKAIVGKNAFSHESGIHQDGFLKNPETYEIMTPQLVGVKKTELPLGKLSGKHAFQDKLKQLGYDIDLEEQKVLFKAFKGIADKKKHVTDQDIHALIQDSEHAKHVAYHLETLQLQFVSNGLQSAVVVVRDNDGQHYQDSSIGTGSIVAIYNAVDRIFNVESVLLDYRIDAVSEGRDAQAEVHVQVEVDGIEYTGVGFDHDILYASCKAYVEAVSKSVQSIQKEGVAQ; via the coding sequence ATGTCTAGTCATATTCAGATTTTTGATACTACACTACGCGATGGCGAACAAACACCAGGAGTCAGCTTTTCCTTTGAAGAACGATTAAAACTTGCAGAACAACTCGAAAAATGGGGTGTCGATGTCATTGAGGCAGGCTTCCCCGCTTCAAGTCAAGGTAGCTTTGAGTCTGTACAAGCGATCGCTCGGACTTTAAAACATACGACTGTTACAGGTTTAGCACGTTGTTTAAAGTCTGATATTGACGCCGTATACGAAGCGACAAAGGATGCTGTTTCCCCTTCTATCCATGTCTTTATTGCGACGAGCCCTATTCACTTAGAGTCAAAGCTTCATATGACAGAAGCAGAAGTTCTCGAAGCGATTACAACACATGTCAGTTATGCAAAAGAACGTTTTGATATCGTTCAATTTTCACCAGAGGATGCGACACGGACACCGCTGCCATTCTTAATCCAAAGTGTACAAACTGCAGTAGATGCGGGGGCAACTGTTATCAACATTCCTGATACAGTGGGCTATACGTATCCAACTGAATATGGCAACATTTTCAAAGCACTCACAGAACAAATCAAATCGGAAGTCCCAATTACGTATAGTGCGCATTGTCATGATGACCTCGGCTTAGCTGTCGCAAATAGTATGGCTGCCATCGAAAATGGTGCGACACGTATAGAAGGCACGGTCAATGGGATTGGTGAACGTGCCGGAAATACTGCGCTTGAAGAAGTCGCATTAGGTTTATACGTCCGCCAAGATCATTATCAAATTCAAACGCAAATTCAACTCGAATTGACGAAACAAACATCTGATATGGTCGCGCGCTATGCCGGATTGAGAGTACCTCGTAATAAAGCGATTGTTGGGAAAAATGCGTTTAGCCATGAGTCAGGCATTCATCAAGATGGTTTCTTGAAAAATCCGGAAACGTATGAAATTATGACGCCGCAACTCGTTGGTGTGAAAAAGACGGAACTACCTCTGGGCAAATTGTCAGGTAAACATGCGTTCCAAGATAAATTGAAACAACTCGGCTATGACATTGATTTGGAAGAACAAAAAGTGTTGTTTAAAGCGTTTAAAGGCATTGCCGACAAGAAAAAACACGTCACTGATCAAGATATTCACGCGTTGATTCAAGATAGTGAGCATGCTAAACATGTCGCTTATCATCTTGAAACACTCCAACTTCAATTTGTATCGAATGGTCTTCAAAGTGCTGTTGTCGTCGTTCGCGATAATGATGGTCAACATTATCAAGATTCAAGTATTGGCACGGGCTCCATTGTTGCAATTTATAATGCCGTGGACCGTATCTTTAATGTTGAATCTGTCCTGTTAGACTATCGTATTGATGCCGTATCTGAAGGCCGCGATGCACAAGCTGAAGTGCATGTACAAGTAGAAGTCGATGGAATCGAATATACAGGTGTGGGTTTTGACCACGATATTTTATACGCATCATGTAAAGCCTATGTTGAAGCGGTGAGTAAATCGGTGCAGTCCATTCAAAAAGAAGGTGTCGCACAATGA
- the leuD gene encoding 3-isopropylmalate dehydratase small subunit, with protein sequence MEIKPITQYTGKTVPLFHDNIDTDQIIPKVHLKRISKTGYGPFLFDEWRYLEDGSDNPDFVLNQPEYAGASILITGDNFGCGSSREHAAWALKDFGFQVIIAESFSDIFYMNCTKNALLPIRLDRASREAIARYPEITIDLPQQIIQTPEQDYHFDIDETWKEKLVNGLDDIAITLKYEALIKDYELKHT encoded by the coding sequence ATGGAAATCAAACCAATTACACAATATACGGGCAAAACGGTCCCATTATTTCATGACAATATTGATACCGATCAAATCATTCCAAAAGTTCATTTAAAGCGGATATCTAAAACAGGTTACGGCCCTTTTCTTTTTGATGAATGGCGTTATTTAGAAGACGGTTCAGACAATCCTGATTTTGTCTTAAATCAACCTGAATATGCAGGGGCATCCATTTTAATTACCGGTGACAATTTCGGTTGTGGTTCGAGCCGTGAACATGCCGCATGGGCGTTAAAAGATTTCGGTTTTCAAGTGATTATCGCGGAAAGTTTCAGTGACATTTTTTATATGAACTGCACGAAAAATGCACTGTTGCCGATTCGACTTGACCGTGCATCACGAGAAGCGATTGCGCGTTATCCTGAAATCACGATTGACTTGCCACAACAAATCATTCAAACACCCGAGCAAGACTATCACTTTGACATTGATGAAACGTGGAAAGAAAAACTCGTGAATGGCTTAGATGATATTGCCATCACATTAAAATATGAAGCATTAATCAAAGACTATGAACTAAAACATACTTAA
- the ilvA gene encoding threonine ammonia-lyase IlvA yields the protein MSVKTTPVQAQDVEDAFLRLNTIVKATPLEKDHYLSLKYDCNVYLKREDLQWVRSFKLRGAYNAIAVLPEEKRNQGITCASAGNHAQGVAFTAKYLNLHAVIFMPVTTPKQKVNQVQFFGGDNVEIKLEGDTFDDCLKSALNYTEQHDMTFIDPFNNVHTIAGQGTLAKEIIETAKADNITIDYIFGAIGGGGLMSGVATYFTAHSPSTKLIGVEPLGASSMYQSVQAGEVVTLDNIDKFVDGASVARVGEITFNICRQTLDDYVQIDEGAVCSTILDMYSKQAIVAEPAGALSVSALEQYQDQIKGKNVVCIVSGGNNDINRMKEIEERSLLYEEMKHYFILNFPQRPGALRQFVNDVLGPHDDITKFEYLKKSSQNTGTVIIGIQLQNRADLDTLIRNVNQFDPKNIYINENKMLYSLLI from the coding sequence ATGTCTGTAAAAACTACACCTGTTCAAGCACAAGATGTTGAAGATGCATTTTTACGTCTCAACACAATTGTTAAAGCAACACCATTGGAAAAGGATCATTATTTATCGCTCAAATACGATTGTAATGTCTATTTAAAGCGCGAAGATCTTCAATGGGTGCGTTCATTCAAACTACGTGGCGCTTACAATGCCATTGCTGTATTACCAGAAGAAAAGAGAAACCAAGGTATCACATGTGCAAGTGCCGGAAACCATGCGCAAGGTGTGGCGTTTACAGCCAAATACCTCAACTTACATGCGGTTATCTTTATGCCTGTGACGACACCAAAACAAAAAGTCAATCAAGTTCAATTTTTCGGTGGTGACAACGTTGAAATTAAACTAGAGGGCGATACATTTGATGATTGCTTAAAGTCGGCGCTGAATTATACTGAACAACACGATATGACCTTCATCGATCCGTTTAATAATGTGCATACAATTGCGGGTCAAGGGACATTAGCGAAAGAAATAATCGAAACAGCAAAAGCGGACAATATCACAATTGATTACATTTTTGGTGCTATTGGTGGCGGTGGGCTTATGTCAGGTGTAGCGACTTATTTTACAGCACATTCCCCTTCTACCAAACTGATTGGCGTGGAACCATTAGGCGCGAGCAGTATGTATCAATCCGTCCAAGCAGGCGAAGTGGTGACATTAGACAATATCGATAAATTTGTCGATGGCGCTTCTGTCGCACGTGTGGGAGAAATTACATTTAACATTTGTCGCCAAACATTAGATGATTATGTGCAAATAGACGAAGGGGCAGTCTGTTCAACTATTTTAGACATGTATTCGAAACAAGCCATCGTTGCAGAACCTGCCGGCGCATTAAGTGTCAGCGCCCTAGAACAATACCAAGATCAAATTAAAGGAAAAAATGTCGTCTGTATCGTTTCTGGAGGGAATAACGATATTAACCGAATGAAAGAAATTGAAGAGCGCTCATTATTATACGAAGAAATGAAGCATTACTTTATTTTGAACTTCCCACAACGTCCAGGGGCACTCAGACAATTCGTGAATGATGTGCTCGGACCACACGATGACATTACGAAGTTCGAATATTTGAAGAAGTCTTCTCAAAATACCGGAACAGTCATTATCGGCATCCAACTTCAAAATCGAGCAGACTTAGACACACTCATTCGTAACGTCAATCAATTTGACCCTAAAAATATTTATATTAACGAAAACAAAATGCTGTATTCGTTATTAATTTAA
- a CDS encoding MFS transporter encodes MTRNAYKLVIFGFISTIGSSVFSFACAFHILKNTENSCLYSIYLTLIVITTILSTPISGVFIDSVNNKRLILYSQLSSVAGLIIFSLLYDDNVYMIICLGILLTIPDGINSVIIQKNLQRIVTDNLERVISIRQTVSTLTRFVSPIIGGHCHCVYTTTSHWDDEYDNGSDFDFPHTIITDY; translated from the coding sequence TTGACACGTAATGCTTATAAATTAGTCATCTTTGGTTTTATTTCTACCATTGGTTCAAGTGTCTTCAGTTTCGCTTGTGCCTTCCATATTTTGAAAAACACAGAAAATAGTTGTTTGTACAGTATTTATTTAACTTTGATTGTGATCACGACGATTCTTTCTACGCCAATTAGTGGTGTGTTTATAGATTCAGTCAACAATAAACGGTTAATTTTGTATTCTCAATTATCAAGTGTGGCTGGACTGATCATTTTTTCTTTGTTATACGATGACAATGTATATATGATTATTTGTTTAGGTATCTTATTAACGATTCCTGATGGGATTAACTCTGTCATTATCCAGAAAAACTTACAACGTATTGTGACAGACAATTTGGAGCGTGTGATTTCGATTAGACAAACGGTGTCGACATTGACAAGATTTGTTTCTCCAATCATTGGGGGGCATTGTCATTGCGTTTATACCACTACAAGTCATTGGGATGATGAATATGATAACGGAAGCGATTTCGATTTTCCTCATACAATCATTACCGATTATTAA
- the ilvN gene encoding acetolactate synthase small subunit → MRRTFKLRVFDKAGTLNRLTSLFVRRQINIVTLNVTPTLDEGISEITFIAEVPDDEKQRTIIQQLIKQVNTLTVEDITNINTFNRELLLIKLKKPIPQQQIEKVLQPYDALVSILKENGQYLYLQATGPQYTLNHLLDDLSSFHIDQVARTGTAGII, encoded by the coding sequence ATGAGACGAACATTCAAATTACGCGTTTTCGATAAAGCCGGCACACTCAACCGATTAACAAGTTTATTCGTCAGACGTCAAATCAACATTGTGACGCTGAATGTAACACCGACGTTAGATGAAGGAATTTCAGAAATTACCTTTATCGCTGAAGTACCTGATGACGAAAAACAACGCACAATCATTCAACAGTTAATTAAGCAAGTCAATACGTTGACAGTTGAAGATATTACGAACATTAATACGTTTAATCGCGAATTATTGCTCATTAAATTGAAAAAGCCGATACCACAACAGCAAATTGAAAAAGTATTACAACCGTATGATGCGCTAGTTTCTATTTTGAAGGAAAACGGTCAATATTTGTATTTACAAGCTACTGGCCCGCAATACACATTGAACCACCTTTTAGACGATCTATCATCATTTCATATTGATCAAGTTGCACGTACTGGTACAGCTGGAATTATTTGA